A window of the Lysinibacillus irui genome harbors these coding sequences:
- a CDS encoding AAA family ATPase has protein sequence MAIPQKIHIIGSVGSGKTTLAKELAKTYHIPYYELDNVVWIRKESGDSMRTEQERMAYLQSIVQTDSWIIEGIHQEEWVIQSFQQADCIIFLDTPYKIRIFRIIKRFVKQKIGIEKAHYQPTFSIFFKMFRWNKRFELKGKPKFFKQQGDVLDKLLVVQHKKDVDNYFERIL, from the coding sequence ATGGCAATTCCGCAAAAAATACATATCATTGGGTCCGTTGGCAGTGGGAAAACAACATTAGCAAAGGAATTAGCTAAAACCTATCACATCCCCTATTATGAGTTGGATAATGTTGTTTGGATTAGAAAAGAATCAGGGGATAGTATGAGAACGGAACAAGAAAGAATGGCGTATTTACAAAGTATTGTCCAGACAGACTCTTGGATTATTGAAGGAATTCATCAAGAGGAGTGGGTAATCCAGAGCTTTCAGCAAGCAGACTGCATCATCTTTCTTGATACTCCCTATAAAATCCGTATTTTTCGCATTATTAAAAGGTTTGTGAAACAAAAAATCGGTATTGAAAAAGCCCATTACCAACCAACTTTTTCGATTTTCTTCAAAATGTTTCGTTGGAATAAACGTTTTGAGCTAAAGGGTAAACCTAAATTTTTCAAACAACAGGGGGATGTATTGGATAAGCTGTTAGTGGTACAACATAAAAAGGATGTAGATAACTATTTCGAGCGTATCCTGTAG
- a CDS encoding class I SAM-dependent methyltransferase, with protein MFYHEFEHNLQKYNDPTEYDNLYANYQDDLHYIQDYIGTKKEPIIELACGTGRIAIPLAARGIPVFGVDLHEGMIQHAIEKASKRGVQIQFSLQDCTQLQLPITTNFIYMTGNSFQHFLTNESQNALLQSVKKHLQPGGEFLFDTRNAILNELSAIDEYKEQTITSNGENRKTFHREEYNPVTQILTCRAVHQQGQQTFEDAILLRYTYPMEMTRLLQQNGFELKHLYGSWQRSEFHALSPSMVVHARLL; from the coding sequence ATGTTCTACCATGAATTCGAGCACAATTTACAAAAATATAATGACCCAACCGAATATGATAATCTCTATGCTAATTATCAAGACGATCTTCATTATATTCAGGACTATATAGGTACGAAAAAAGAGCCCATTATCGAATTAGCATGCGGGACAGGACGTATAGCTATTCCATTAGCTGCACGGGGTATTCCTGTCTTTGGGGTAGATCTACATGAAGGAATGATCCAGCATGCGATCGAAAAAGCCAGTAAACGAGGTGTGCAAATCCAATTTAGCTTACAAGATTGTACACAACTACAATTACCTATAACGACTAATTTTATTTATATGACAGGCAATTCATTTCAGCACTTTTTAACAAATGAAAGTCAAAATGCTTTATTGCAATCTGTGAAGAAGCATTTACAACCAGGGGGTGAATTTCTTTTTGATACGAGAAATGCCATTTTAAATGAGTTATCCGCCATTGATGAATACAAAGAACAAACAATCACTAGCAACGGTGAAAATAGAAAGACGTTCCATCGTGAAGAATATAATCCTGTCACGCAAATATTAACGTGCCGTGCTGTTCATCAACAAGGGCAACAAACTTTCGAAGATGCCATATTACTGCGCTACACATATCCTATGGAAATGACTAGACTATTACAGCAAAACGGTTTTGAGTTGAAACATCTTTACGGTTCCTGGCAAAGAAGTGAATTTCATGCACTAAGTCCTTCCATGGTTGTCCATGCTCGTTTATTATAA
- the ku gene encoding non-homologous end joining protein Ku → MHTVWKGSISFGLVNIPVKLHAATENKDIKLRQLHKECHTPISYKKVCEGCNQEVKDEDIVKAYEYTKNKFVVLDQEDLENLRKENEEKAVEIIDFVQLTEIDPIYFERTYFLSPDSTGAKAYSLLRKTLEQSGKIGIAKIIIRSKEQLAVVRVYQNALVMETIHYPDEVRSVGDVPNIPSEQDVVPKELETALMLVDQLTTTFNPEKYTDDYRNALLELIEEKKATNTIAASDKQRPIPDNVTDLMTALQASLDKTKKPAPRKRTTRTKKNA, encoded by the coding sequence ATGCATACAGTGTGGAAAGGCAGTATTTCCTTTGGTTTAGTCAATATCCCAGTTAAACTACATGCCGCTACTGAAAATAAAGATATTAAATTGCGTCAGCTTCACAAAGAATGCCATACACCTATTAGCTACAAAAAGGTTTGTGAAGGCTGTAATCAGGAAGTAAAAGATGAGGATATTGTTAAGGCTTACGAATATACAAAAAATAAATTTGTAGTCTTGGATCAAGAGGATTTAGAAAACCTACGTAAGGAAAATGAAGAGAAGGCTGTAGAAATTATTGATTTTGTTCAATTAACCGAAATCGATCCGATATATTTTGAACGTACCTATTTCTTATCTCCTGATTCTACCGGTGCTAAAGCCTATTCCCTATTGCGTAAAACATTAGAGCAATCAGGAAAAATTGGTATCGCGAAAATTATTATTCGATCAAAAGAACAGCTTGCCGTTGTGCGAGTTTATCAAAATGCACTCGTCATGGAAACAATTCATTATCCAGATGAAGTGAGAAGTGTTGGCGACGTGCCCAATATACCTAGTGAGCAAGACGTGGTGCCTAAGGAGCTTGAAACAGCTCTCATGCTTGTAGATCAGCTAACCACTACCTTTAACCCTGAAAAATATACTGACGATTATCGCAACGCTTTACTAGAACTAATCGAAGAAAAGAAAGCTACGAATACAATCGCTGCAAGTGATAAACAACGACCAATTCCCGATAATGTCACAGATTTAATGACAGCACTGCAGGCTTCCTTAGATAAAACGAAGAAGCCCGCTCCAAGAAAACGCACCACCCGCACAAAGAAAAATGCTTAA